A genomic window from Myotis daubentonii chromosome 4, mMyoDau2.1, whole genome shotgun sequence includes:
- the TSLP gene encoding thymic stromal lymphopoietin — protein sequence PDALLFVLSVFFRKIFILQLVGLVLTSNFTDCDFEKIRMDYLNIISKDLTCTDCDATLRCEDQPDCLTKIERLTLHPTPGCKSLPEELASRTEATLERSCPGYYRKQKNNAQAMKKRKKREDTIKGCQKIVSNLIGLWRRFMRL from the exons CCTGATGCCTTATTATTTGTTCTGTCAGTTTTTTTCAGGAAGATCTTCATTTTGCAACTGGTAGGGTTGGTGCTAACCAGCAATTTCACTGATTGTGACTTTGAGAAGATTAGAATGGATTACCTGAACATCATTTCTAAGGACCTGACG tGTACCGACTGCGACGCCACCCTCCGCTGTGAAGATCAG CCGGATTGCCTCACTAAAATCGAGCGCCTTACCTTGCATCCTACCCCCGGCTGCAAGTCACTCCCCGAAGAATTAGCCAGCAGAACGGAAGCTACGCTCGAACGCTCTTGCCCAGGCTACTACCGAAAGCAG AAAAATAATGCCCAggcaatgaagaaaagaaagaaaagagaagacacaATAAAAGGATGCCAGAAAATAGTCTCAAACTTAATAGGATTGTGGCGTCGTTTCATGCGTCTTTAA